One segment of Coffea arabica cultivar ET-39 chromosome 7c, Coffea Arabica ET-39 HiFi, whole genome shotgun sequence DNA contains the following:
- the LOC140010218 gene encoding putative late blight resistance protein homolog R1B-16 produces MIMEIPSSSNANCFDFGLCDYLQSHHVSSSTSTSCFDLALDFLAELDKDPWFNWGFEDLKKKVRLMKTCFLYVKKCRRRRNHEALLEPDREDRCNIMSENLRRSIICFRIQEVAIRMIHDLQPAYFQYFHSVYDLGFENFISAITRSKEKIKLFLETDLKKSCAAIFIDYYSPGDPRLVMDLIMCLLENLDCILSASELRNTIRNRLKLLRNLIGFVTMQCLECSQLTDLLTYTVVAAGRLISICLSDDEEAVNRMESEICQLLHEKINLFDLQVRETFVHVLTASKKQPRPSYALALRKNEDRVVGQFVGSLRDYLMDLLGSYASFQVPVKDQILRLHEEIRCLGILLKQEEKLGDEMKDLIGAVVSDVAILTFSLSVNEIKEGLPKEIDLVVFHLHKVLKYMVAEVAHNYPLKSPYSSFNYPRPNELGCMDSFLENLKELARCDEADDSIGFQQDRIEMIQKDLVILRSFLENIKEQRHQNGKLQAFWSHVMEATYKAELLIDLALVGDKCEDSLDAVSRDINLLKIDAPEIHNGQTQRVNKTSLHIPSQLTIAMHDEDLVGLKDEVETITHRLTRGSKQLDVVPIVGMPGLGKTTLANKVYNAPSVRSHFHVRRWCRVSQTYSIRSLLVELLCSSSSESSDEYHKMDENDLAMKLRQVLLRSRYLLFLDDLWDVEAWNLLKKSLPNDANGSRILFTSRYQDLSLHFEPNSKPHHLRHLTDEESWTLLQRKLFGTEDCPAALSEVGSQIAKLCRGLPLAVVLVAGILATTAKDRWEEVAKSLSSIVLGDEYCMKTLELSYSHLPDYLKSCLLYFAAFKEDEVINVRRLLRLWISERFVQQTEGKSLEKAAYDYLMALVNRSLVMAVGQRIVGDAKACLLHDLVHEFCVEKAKEESFLYVIHSWKASLSLIGPSNPQRVCVHKTTELKIWELTLICPNLRSLILSGHVHIECEEEYLGILLPKLLRVLDFGNSGFVYHFPMEVVLLVHLRYLALKGIGYIPSAIANLSRLETLIVEDPRGYANELPSTIWNIKTLSHLRVLDLFRIWPEGFIFPVENLEVSPDLDRLDTLDLAIDPSPQSLQKILRKLPSIRRLKCRERWNSSREATRNCNEILEFDGLSQLESLHLFGFHGCGFKFPLNLKKLTLTRNYQPWSEISTIGKLPNLEVLKLLEDCFVGEEWVMKEGEFPKLQVLKLSRLEFRNWTAFSDNFSRLEQLVLHRCKKLENVPSCLGECENLEMIQVKRCRESVVDSVKQIQQEQIDMGNEVLEIEIDNYDDTSISSEEESTEAESTPSEAEEVSSERESISSHHAVDNCESECTVGFNSSE; encoded by the exons ATGATAATGGAGATCCCCTCCAGCAGTAACGccaattgctttgattttggtTTATGTGATTATCTGCAGTCGCATCACGTCTCCTCCAGCACTAGCACTAGTTGCTTTGACCTTGCTTTAGATTTTCTGGCCGAGCTTGACAAGGATCCCTGGTTTAACTGGGGCTTCGAGGACCTGAAGAAGAAGGTAAGATTAATGAAAACCTGTTTTCTGTATGTCAAAAAGTGTAGGAGGAGGAGGAACCACGAAGCGCTTTTGGAGCCCGATCGCGAGGACAGGTGTAATATTATGTCTGAAAATTTGAGACGTAGTATTATTTGCTTCAGAATTCAAGAAGTGGCTATCAGGATGATTCATGATCTTCAGCCTGcttattttcaatattttcattCTGTTTATGACTTAGGTTTTGAAAACTTTATAAGTGCGATTACCAGATCGAAGGAAAAGATCAAACTGTTTCTTGAGACGGATCTCAAGAAATCATGCGCCGCCATCTTCATCGACTACTACTCACCGGGAGATCCACGACTAGTTATGGATCTTATTATGTGCCTTTTAGAGAATCTGGATTGCATTTTGAGTGCTTCGGAGCTAAGGAATACGATTAGAAATAGGCTAAAACTCTTAAGGAATCTCATTGGCTTTGTGACAATGCAATGTCTTGAATGTTCGCAACTGACAGATCTCTTGACTTACACTGTAGTTGCAGCTGGACGCCTGATTTCTATATGTCTGTCTGATGATGAGGAAGCGGTCAATCGAATGGAATCTGAAATTTGTCAGCTGCTACACGAGAAGATCAATCTTTTTGATCTCCAAGTCCGAGAAACTTTTGTCCATGTCCTGACAGCTTCAAAGAAACAACCGAGACCATCATATGCTTTAGCCCTCCGGAAGAATGAGGATCGTGTGGTAGGCCAGTTTGTTGGTTCTCTCCGTGATTATCTTATGGATCTACTAGGATCTTATGCCAGTTTTCAGGTTCCAGTGAAGGATCAAATACTAAGACTCCATGAGGAAATAAGATGCCTGGGTATCCTTCTTAAACAGGAGGAGAAACTAGGTGATGAAATGAAGGATCTTATTGGAGCTGTGGTCTCTGATGTAGCAATTTTGACCTTCTCCCTTTCTGTCAATGAAATCAAAGAAGGCTTGCCTAAGGAAATAGATCTTGTGGTGTTTCATTTGCACAAAGTTCTCAAATATATGGTGGCAGAGGTTGCACACAATTATCCACTAAAATCACCATATTCATCATTTAATTATCCTAGACCCAATGAGTTGGGATGTATGGATTCTTTCCTAGAAAATCTCAAGGAACTAGCAAGGTGTGATGAGGCTGATGATTCAATTGGTTTTCAACAGGATAGAATCGAAATGATCCAAAAAGATCTCGTAATTTTAAGATCTTTCCTGGAAAATATCAAGGAGCAGCGCCATCAGAATGGAAAACTTCAAGCTTTCTGGAGTCATGTTATGGAGGCTACTTACAAGGCAGAGTTACTGATTGACTTGGCACTTGTTGGTGATAAATGTGAAGATTCTTTGGATGCTGTTTCTAGAGATATCAATCTTTTGAAGATTGATGCCCCTGAGATCCATAATGGTCAAACCCAAAGAGTTAACAAGACTTCCCTTCACATACCATCACAACTTACCATCGCCATGCACGATGAAGATCTGGTAGGTCTCAAAGACGAGGTGGAAACTATTACTCATCGGCTTACGAGAGGATCAAAGCAATTGGATGTTGTTCCCATTGTGGGTATGCCAGGCCTTGGTAAGACCACATTAGCCAATAAAGTTTATAATGCTCCTTCAGTTAGGTCACATTTCCATGTTCGTCGTTGGTGTCGTGTTTCTCAAACATATAGCATACGCAGTTTGTTAGTTGAGCTTTTGTGTAGTAGTTCTTCTGAGAGTTCTGATGAATATCATAAGATGGATGAAAATGATTTGGCCATGAAGCTAAGGCAGGTTTTGCTGAGAAGTAGGTATCTCCTTTTTTTGGATGACTTGTGGGACGTTGAGGCAtggaatttgttgaaaaaatcaCTGCCGAATGATGCCAATGGAAGCAGAATTCTCTTCACCAGCAGATACCAGGATTTATCTTTGCATTTCGAACCTAATAGCAAGCCTCACCATCTCCGTCATCTTACTGACGAAGAGAGTTGGACATTGCTGCAGAGAAAGCTATTTGGCACGGAAGATTGTCCTGCAGCACTAAGTGAAGTTGGATCTCAAATAGCAAAACTTTGTCGGGGCTTACCCCTTGCAGTTGTCCTTGTTGCTGGAATTCTTGCTACTACTGCAAAAGATAGGTGGGAAGAAGTTGCAAAAAGTCTAAGTTCTATTGTCCTTGGGGATGAATACTGCATGAAGACACTTGAGCTGAGTTATAGTCATTTACCAGATTATTTGAAGTCATGCCTTCTGTACTTTGCTGCATTTAAAGAAGATGAGGTTATTAATGTGCGAAGGTTGTTACGGCTTTGGATCTCTGAAAGATTCGTGCAACAGACTGAAGGAAAGAGCTTAGAGAAAGCAGCTTATGACTACTTGATGGCTCTAGTTAATAGAAGTTTAGTTATGGCTGTCGGACAAAGAATTGTGGGTGATGCCAAAGCCTGTCTACTTCACGATTTGGTACACGAGTTTTGTGTGGAAAAAGCCAAAGAAGAAAGTTTTCTATATGTTATTCATAGTTGGAAAGCCTCTCTTAGTCTTATTGGACCAAGCAACCCCCAAAGAGTTTGTGTTCACAAGACTACAGAATTGAAAATTTGGGAGTTAACGCTTATTTGTCCCAATTTACGCTCTTTGATCTTGTCTGGACATGTTCATATTGAATGTGAAGAGGAGTATTTGGGTATTTTGTTACCTAAACTTCTCAGAGTGTTGGATTTTGGGAATTCGGGCTTTGTTTATCATTTTCCGATGGAAGTAGTATTGCTTGTTCACTTGAGATACCTGGCGCTCAAAGGAATAGGATACATCCCATCTGCGATAGCCAACCTCTCAAGGTTGGAAACTCTTATCGTAGAAGATCCGCGGGGTTATGCTAATGAGCTGCCAAGTACTATTTGGAACATTAAGACATTGAGTCATCTACGTGTTTTAGATCTTTTTCGAATTTGGccagagggttttatttttccagttGAAAATCTTGAAGTATCCCCAGATTTAGATCGTTTAGACACTTTAGACCTTGCCattgatccctcccctcaaagCTTGCAAAAGATACTGAGAAAGTTACCAAGCATTCGCAGGTTAAAATGTAGGGAACGCTGGAACAGCTCAAGAGAAGCTACCAGAAATTGCAACGAGATTCTTGAATTTGACGGTTTGAGTCAACTGGAATCACTTCATTTGTTTGGTTTTCATGGATGTGGATTTAAATTCCCattgaatttgaaaaagttgaCTCTCACACGTAATTATCAGCCATGGAGTgaaatttcaacaattggaaagTTGCCCAATCTTGAAGTGCTTAAATTACTTGAGGACTGCTTTGTTGGGGAAGAATGGGTAATGAAAGAAGGGGAGTTCCCTAAACTCCAAGTCTTAAAATTGTCACGCTTGGAATTTCGCAACTGGACTGCATTTTCTGATAATTTTTCCCGCCTTGAGCAATTGGTCTTGCACCGATGTAAGAAGCTGGAAAATGTCCCTTCCTGTTTAGGGGAGTGTGAGAATCTTGAAATGATTCAGGTGAAAAGGTGTCGTGAGTCTGTTGTAGATTCTGTAAAGCAAATTCAACAAGAGCAGATAGATATGGGAAATGAGGTTCTAGAGATCGAAATTGATAATTATGATGATACATCCATTTCCTCAGAAGAAGAGTCTACAGAAGCAGAGTCAACTCCCTCAGAAGCAGAGGAGGTTTCTTCAGAAAGAGAGTCTATTTCCTCTCATCACGCAGTTGACAATTGTGAGAGTGAATGTACAGTGGGATTCAACTCATCAG AGTAG